In Aspergillus oryzae RIB40 DNA, chromosome 6, one genomic interval encodes:
- a CDS encoding PAS domain-containing GATA-type transcription factor (predicted protein) has product MVLVGRPRFVYCLDHIASIGHGSLAETDVWAKLSKSGIVLFMTSKARPVLGRMPDELIGKSLQDLMDSRAEAQKALGVARTGQRVTFSHKIRHKKGHMLPAQTTLHPGDTKEGVRPSFLVAHISFPKPPQGGNDELNSAPPPNRNLAVSKIHRQAVSGVSGVAGQNMLASVKQANPQIQKLPFFTELVPTRGSSWQVELRELEKQNRTLSDELQKLLTRRKKRKRKQSTASVEKSCAICQTKKTPEWRRGPSGERDLCNSCGLRWAKQVRNAAQVAGRPNAY; this is encoded by the coding sequence ATGGTCCTTGTCGGACGGCCTCGCTTCGTATACTGTCTCGACCATATTGCGAGCATAGGACACGGTAGTTTGGCGGAAACTGACGTGTGGGCCAAGTTGTCAAAGTCCGGAATCGTTCTGTTCATGACCTCTAAGGCGCGCCCAGTACTGGGTCGTATGCCTGATGAGTTGATTGGCAAGAGTTTGCAAGATCTGATGGATTCGCGGGCGGAGGCACAGAAGGCTCTGGGAGTGGCTCGTACGGGCCAACGGGTCACTTTCAGCCATAAAATCCGTCATAAAAAGGGCCATATGCTGCCGGCGCAGACCACTCTACACCCAGGTGATACCAAGGAAGGCGTTAGGCCCTCGTTCCTTGTAGCCCATATTAGTTTCCCAAAACCCCCGCAGGGAGGCAATGATGAGTTGAATTCAGCGCCCCCGCCCAACAGAAACTTGGCTGTTTCTAAGATTCATCGGCAAGCAGTTTCAGGTGTTTCTGGTGTAGCGGGACAAAACATGTTGGCGTCCGTCAAACAAGCGAACCCCCAGATCCAAAAGCTCCCATTTTTCACAGAGCTGGTGCCAACAAGAGGTTCAAGCTGGCAGGTTGAGCTTCGAGAAttggaaaagcaaaaccgAACGCTGTCCGATGAGCTGCAGAAATTGCTTACCCGCAGAAAGAAGCGGAAGCGCAAGCAGAGCACGGCATCAGTAGAGAAAAGTTGTGCCATATgccagaccaagaaaacacCTGAATGGCGCCGGGGGCCTAGTGGGGAGCGCGACCTTTGCAACAGCTGCGGATTACGCTGGGCTAAGCAGGTCCGTAACGCAGCGCAGGTGGCGGGGAGACCCAACGCTTATTGa
- a CDS encoding Zn(II)2Cys6 transcription factor domain-containing protein (predicted protein), whose translation MTARQSSPTSDNSHSDSNVRKRVCKACDRCRLKKSKCDGGNPCGRCRTDNAICVFGERKKAHDKVYPKGYVEMLEQQQAWLVYGLQELYRRTSEGEGWPGEPLKCEANGHPLTHDLLTRLGALDQSKGERFEESTESMQQELWKQNAGHMQRQDSSDGSSESAQSPVLPTRFSDAFARQPLTPPTFSPPLRQGPTIKTEPQIVPNTPSFIPPMAMHGDVVNPLALQDPQQWPNSLGNFDDMDLMATADYNNLSFDDPVSSPMFNRQIPMNCMSYMDAKNDYEDISQFLNANPPEITSS comes from the exons ATGACAGCACGCCAATCATCACCTACATCAGACAACTCTCATTCGGACAGCAATGTTCGCAAGAGGGTATGTAAGGCATGCGATCGGTGCAGACTGAAGAAATCTAAG TGTGATGGAGGCAACCCATGTGGTCGCTGTAGGACAGATAATGCCATTTGTGTTTTTggcgagaggaagaaggctcACGATAAAGTGTACCCTAAGGG ATATGTTGAGATGCTCGAGCAACAACAAGCGTGGCTAGTCTATGGGCTTCAAGAGCTATATCGACGCACcagtgaaggagaagggtggCCTGGGGAACCATTGAAATGCGAAGCCAACGGCCACCCTCTCACTCATGACCTGCTCACCCGGTTGGGCGCTTTAGACCAGAGCAAGGGCGAGCGTTTTGAGGAGAGCACCGAGTCTATGCAGCAAGAACTATGGAAGCAGAACGCAGGGCATATGCAGCGCCAGGACTCGTCTGACGGCAGTTCAGAGAGCGCACAATCACCCGTTCTCCCCACCCGTTTCTCAGATGCTTTTGCGCGGCAACCACTTACTCCGCCTACTTTCAGCCCTCCTTTGCGGCAAGGACCTACAATCAAGACGGAGCCTCAAATTGTGCCAAATACGCCTAGCTTCATTCCACCGATGGCTATGCACGGGGACGTGGTCAACCCTCTCGCATTACAGGATCCGCAACAATGGCCGAACAGCCTAGGGAATTTTGACGATATGGACCTTATGGCGACTGCCGATTACAACAACCTGTCCTTCGATGACCCAGTCTCTTCTCCGATGTTCAATCGCCAAATTCCAATGAATTGCATGTCGTATATGGATGCAAAGAATGACTACGAAGATATTAGTCAGTTCTTGAATGCGAATCCACCGGAAATAACGTCTAGTTGA
- a CDS encoding uncharacterized protein (predicted protein) translates to MSSSLGAHKALVARSYPLFSTPFSPLPQHQFRRRDIYLTSRGHASSSKTHTRPSSSAQPATSRVPSTSSTATTSPANDVNPPPSTRPADLNLPDPVSRSAATADKLKRYIAMGRAYLSFYKTGLKNVYHNYRASLPIRRSLGLPAYLPTSPPPAPPSSNSQSNKSTAFRKAIESVKLSRSSFQLVRRAAYDVRRMIPFTLILIVCGEMTPLAVLALGNAVTPFTCRVPQQLEKDRAQRVARKRAALVAQQAATSGSVTPPAAGSDLELDILVKMYTNLEWIESASAEEILRACAVLNLVKTHTRSSVLLSLYRARLQRYAEYLSLDDQLIRRCGGVRAMEGAEVRTAVEERGGVGVTEGKGGWDAERDERRWLEKWLERR, encoded by the coding sequence ATGTCGTCCTCGCTCGGTGCCCATAAAGCCCTCGTCGCTCGGTCTTATCCGCTGTTCTCGACACCCTTTTCACCTCTTCCACAGCATCAATTTCGGCGCCGTGATATCTACCTTACATCCCGTGGCCACGCTTCATCTTCCAAAACTCATACTCgtccctcatcctccgcccAGCCAGCCACATCCAGAGTCCCTTCTACATCTTCAACTGCAACTACATCTCCAGCCAACGATGTCAATCCGCCACCCAGCACTCGTCCGGCCGATCTCAACCTTCCAGACCCGGTTTCACGCTCCGCCGCAACGGCTGATAAGCTAAAACGCTATATCGCAATGGGCCGTGCatacctttctttctacAAAACCGGCCTCAAAAATGTTTACCATAACTATCGCGCCTCATTGCCTATCCGTCGCTCGCTCGGTCTTCCCGCTTACCTTCCTACCTCTCCTCCGCCTGCTCCACCATCGTCCAATTCTCAGAGCAACAAGAGCACTGCATTCCGCAAAGCGATCGAGTCTGTTAAACTCAGCCGCTCAAGTTTCCAATTGGTCCGTCGCGCTGCCTACGATGTCCGGCGCATGATCCCTTTCactctcattctcatcgtgTGCGGGGAGATGACACCCTTAGCTGTCCTAGCCTTGGGGAACGCCGTCACGCCGTTCACCTGTCGTGTCCCTCAGCAACTTGAGAAGGACCGCGCGCAGCGGGTGGCCCGGAAACGCGCCGCTTTAGTTGCGCAGCAGGCAGCCACCAGCGGGTCCGTTACGCCGCCTGCCGCGGGATCGGATCTGGAGCTGGATATTCTGGTCAAGATGTATACAAATCTGGAATGGATCGAGAGTGCGAGCGCCGAGGAAATCCTGCGCGCGTGTGCGGTGCTGAATCTCGTGAAGACACATACTAGATCTTCCGTGTTACTGTCGCTGTACCGGGCGAGGCTGCAGCGGTATGCAGAGTACTTGTCTTTGGACGATCAGTTGATTAGGCGCTGTGGAGGTGTTCGAGCGATGGAGGGTGCAGAGGTCAGGACTGCAGTGGAGGAGCgcggtggtgttggtgtgaCCGAGGGTAAGGGGGGCTGGGATGCGGAGAGGGATGAGAGACGCTGGCTGGAGAAATGGCTAGAGAGGAGGTAA
- a CDS encoding uncharacterized protein (predicted protein): MGMTWTVTVHSSDGANNDAEIGTAPLPPHPKSAAGETSQYASIYSSSGFDIMGVLAEVVSRPNPKINIGAVDLSCAFVLCDITQNDHPIIYVSEAFERLTGYTEQEIVGQNCRFLQGPEGVVQKGMKRTFVDDETTSRLRSTIEDRTEIQASLINYRKGGQPFMNLITMIPIRWSSQEYRFYVGFQVDLVETPDAVTRRNPSRVQV; the protein is encoded by the exons ATGGGGATGACTTGGACTGTGACAGTTCATTCTTCAGATGGAGCCAATAATGATGCTGAAATTGGGACTG CTCCTCTGCCACCTCATCCCAAGTCGGCGGCTGGTGAGACTTCCCAATATGCCAGCATCTATTCAAGTAGCGGCTTCGATATAATGGGCGTCTTG GCCGAAGTAGTGTCAAGACCGAATCCTAAAATCAATATCGGCGCAGTTGATTTGTCGTGCGCGTTTGTCCTTTGCGATATAACTCAAAATGATCATCCAATCATTTATGTCTCCGAAGCATTTGAACGACTTACCGGCTATACGGAGCAGGAGATCGTGGGCCAAAACTGCCGGTTTCTTCAAGGGCCAGAAGGCGTTGTCCAAAAAGGCATGAAACGAACTTTTGTCGATGACGAAACCACCTCGCGCCTGCGGTCCACAATCGAGGACCGAACAGAGATTCAAGCCAGTCTCATCAACTACCGGAAGGGTGGACAGCCGTTTATGAATCTGATAACAATGATTCCCATTCGCTGGAGCTCTCAGGAATATCGCTTTTATGTGGGGTTCCAGGTTGACCTGGTTGAGACACCCGATGCCGTCACGAGGAGAAATCCGAGTAGGGTCCAAGTTTGA
- a CDS encoding putative RAS small monomeric GTPase (Ras-related GTPase): MADAPNKITITICGDGGCGKSSITLRLVRSQWIHEYDPTIEDSYSVTRTVDGVPYFLAITDTAGQEEYRGLWAASNLKSDAFLLVYDITNASSLSALDYFMEMIDIEAEQRVEDNQRLLKELGDSAQGLEVGMPPPVKIIAGNKCDLKEGRAVGAKEGLEYARKHGCGFMETSAREMVNIEETFALLVRRVVEARQQHYQKDRQAAHVPQTVGSLPAKRSAATDQNKGAALKSFNEGSHSRPFCCGIFSGMERRSQGQQQTDGNKGSVSSKSTAPRLWRRLSCW, from the exons ATGGCGGACGCGCCAAACAAAATCACCATCACTATATGTGGAGATGGCGGATGTG GAAAGTCTTCAATCACCCTTCGATTAGTGCGCAGCCAATGGATTCACGA GTACGATCCTACTATCG AAGATTCATATTCGGTTACACGGACGGTGGATGGCGTTCCCTACTTTTTAGCTATCACCGATACTGCTGGTCAGGAAGAATATCGCGGACTGTGGGCAGCATCCAACCTAAAATCAGAcgctttccttctcgtctaCGACATTACCAATGCTTCTAGTTTAAGCGCGTTGGATTATTTCATGGAAATGATCGATATCGAGGCTGAACAACGGGTAGAAGACAACCAGCGCTTGCTGAAGGAACTGGGAGACAGCGCACAGGGCTTAGAAGTGGGCATGCCTCCCCCCGTCAAGATTATCGCAGGAAACAAGTGCGACCTTAAAGAAGGACGGGCTGTCGGTGCCAAAGAAGGGCTGGAATATGCTCGGAAACATGGTTGTGGTTTCATGGAAACAAGTGCAAGAGAGATGGTCAACATCGAGGAAACATTTGCCC TTTTAGTGCGTCGTGTGGTGGAGGCCCGTCAGCAGCATTACcagaaagacagacaagCCGCCCATGTACCACAAACTGTAGGGTCTTTGCCTGCAAAACGTTCCGCCGCTACCGATCAAAATAAAGGCGCTGCATTGAAGTCATTTAACGAAGGATCACATTCTCGGCCCTTCTGCTGTGGAATATTCAGTGGAATGGAACGACGAAGTCAAGGCCAGCAACAAACAGATGGGAACAAGGGCTCCGTATCGTCAAAATCAACTGCACCGCGCTTGTGGAGGCGTTTGAGTTGCTGGTAG